Proteins found in one bacterium genomic segment:
- a CDS encoding 3D domain-containing protein has protein sequence MATLRIVARASLLLILTMSAIGWVGAKGKASTKSIAQNNSKVIEVDYPLMYVRSKLPYQTIYQKAPKGQSKMIVPVQAGRVGEHYKCYVLMGKSLNSEKVLVHERKAPPRDAIYSVKSRLSEPRVLASRSGMYDRSRCIVMMATAYDPSPASCGRGATGRTANGMKAGYGVVAVDPRIIRLGTHLYIDGYGYAIAGDTGGAIKGRRIDLGYNTNRDAHRFGRKRVRVYVLN, from the coding sequence TTGGCAACACTACGTATCGTAGCAAGAGCAAGTCTGCTCCTCATTCTGACTATGTCAGCCATTGGCTGGGTAGGCGCGAAGGGTAAAGCGTCTACAAAATCGATAGCGCAAAACAATAGCAAGGTGATCGAAGTTGATTACCCGCTGATGTATGTGCGCTCGAAACTACCCTACCAGACGATCTATCAAAAGGCCCCGAAAGGGCAGTCCAAAATGATCGTTCCGGTTCAGGCAGGACGCGTTGGTGAGCACTATAAGTGTTATGTGTTAATGGGAAAGAGCTTGAATTCAGAAAAAGTTCTCGTTCATGAGCGCAAAGCCCCACCTCGCGACGCCATCTACTCCGTAAAATCTCGCTTGAGCGAACCAAGAGTGCTCGCTTCTCGTAGCGGGATGTATGACCGAAGTCGATGCATCGTAATGATGGCCACGGCTTATGACCCAAGTCCAGCTAGTTGCGGCAGGGGTGCAACCGGTCGCACAGCAAACGGTATGAAAGCAGGTTATGGGGTTGTAGCAGTTGATCCTCGCATTATACGCCTTGGGACACACCTTTATATCGACGGATATGGCTATGCCATCGCCGGAGATACGGGGGGAGCCATCAAGGGAAGGCGAATCGATCTCGGCTACAACACAAACCGCGATGCACACCGATTCGGACGTAAACGAGTCCGCGTTTATGTCCTCAACTAA
- the rsmA gene encoding 16S rRNA (adenine(1518)-N(6)/adenine(1519)-N(6))-dimethyltransferase RsmA: MSSTNERNLSSPRIVRELLAKEGIRPLKRWGQNFLVDLNTLNRIIDAANLLPNDGVLEIGTGLGTLTQALATKAERVVTVEIDPLLKRILETTLSETMNVTIIEGDFLKIKLNELIAPLGQRPIRVVANVPYYITSPIIERLLEHKKDFTRIVLLVQKEYAARLSAAPDTPEYGALTLFAQYHSHVVTELMVSKNVFYPSPEVDSAVVSLTPIPPRLLPEVERVFFLCTRAAFRARRKTIINALTAGLSEEYSRQTISEALEHVGINPNRRGETMGLVEYLNLAEYLSGH; the protein is encoded by the coding sequence ATGTCCTCAACTAATGAACGGAATCTTAGCTCGCCGCGCATCGTGCGTGAGTTACTTGCCAAGGAAGGCATCCGTCCCCTCAAACGATGGGGACAAAACTTCTTAGTAGACCTCAACACCCTCAATCGAATTATTGACGCTGCCAATCTTCTCCCGAATGATGGCGTCCTTGAAATAGGGACCGGATTAGGAACACTCACCCAAGCTCTTGCCACAAAAGCTGAAAGAGTTGTCACCGTCGAAATCGACCCCCTCCTAAAGCGCATTCTCGAAACCACACTCTCCGAAACGATGAATGTGACAATCATCGAAGGTGATTTCCTTAAGATAAAACTAAATGAGTTGATTGCGCCGCTAGGTCAACGCCCAATCCGAGTGGTCGCGAATGTTCCCTACTACATCACTTCTCCTATTATTGAACGGTTGCTGGAGCACAAAAAAGATTTCACCCGTATCGTTTTGTTAGTCCAAAAAGAGTACGCCGCACGCCTATCCGCTGCACCCGATACTCCCGAATACGGCGCACTCACTCTATTTGCCCAATACCATTCCCATGTTGTAACAGAACTCATGGTTTCGAAGAACGTCTTCTACCCGTCACCGGAAGTCGATTCAGCCGTTGTCTCGCTAACCCCCATCCCGCCACGCCTATTGCCTGAGGTTGAAAGAGTATTCTTTCTTTGCACCCGCGCGGCATTTAGAGCGCGCCGCAAGACAATCATTAATGCCCTCACTGCAGGATTGTCGGAAGAGTATAGCCGTCAGACAATTTCAGAGGCTTTGGAGCATGTCGGTATCAACCCGAATCGTCGAGGCGAGACGATGGGCTTAGTCGAATACCTTAATTTAGCAGAATACCTCTCAGGCCATTGA
- a CDS encoding phosphodiester glycosidase family protein codes for MSKLSVRWLSALTLMLLFQTTSFGNERSIGYYVRQLNGVSMHIVVIDIHDPQVRVTGALASGGIGRREGFNSMMHRLQPTAALTGTFFSIKSNVPVGDIVIGQLKVNHGRSVGTSFGVTTEGLLEFGPKRERYCSGFETLFSGGISLIRHGKLYVKPWSEGFRDRSLYALKARTAVARTNNGKLLLIATNHQVHLTRFAQAIKKLGVSDAVAFDGGASTGLHYRGSYLARPQRGLTNVIIVYESNDSYWKHITELAPGVAKHKQMAAMKPVTQISPASQEPAESTVVGFGSPFLAWFLLLATIRMCSWLTRNPKSKKLIGK; via the coding sequence GTGAGTAAACTATCTGTCCGTTGGTTGTCCGCTCTGACGCTTATGCTGCTGTTCCAGACCACTAGCTTTGGAAATGAACGCAGCATAGGTTATTATGTCCGTCAGCTAAATGGGGTATCGATGCATATCGTTGTAATTGACATCCATGACCCACAGGTCAGGGTGACGGGCGCTCTTGCCTCCGGTGGGATAGGACGGCGAGAGGGTTTCAACTCGATGATGCATCGTCTCCAACCGACGGCAGCGCTTACAGGCACCTTCTTCAGCATAAAGAGCAACGTGCCGGTTGGCGATATTGTCATCGGTCAGCTTAAAGTCAATCATGGCCGCAGTGTTGGCACTTCCTTTGGGGTCACGACTGAAGGGTTACTTGAGTTCGGTCCAAAGCGTGAGAGATATTGTTCCGGCTTCGAGACTCTATTCAGCGGCGGTATCTCGTTAATTCGACACGGCAAATTATATGTGAAACCATGGTCGGAGGGTTTTCGAGACCGTTCCCTCTATGCACTCAAAGCGCGAACTGCAGTTGCTCGCACCAATAACGGCAAACTTCTCCTCATTGCGACTAATCACCAAGTCCACCTTACCCGTTTTGCGCAGGCCATCAAAAAGCTGGGTGTCAGTGATGCCGTCGCATTCGATGGCGGGGCTTCAACTGGTCTACACTACCGAGGTTCCTACTTAGCTCGTCCTCAGCGAGGGCTAACGAATGTGATTATCGTTTATGAAAGCAACGATTCCTATTGGAAGCACATAACCGAGCTTGCTCCGGGTGTTGCGAAGCATAAGCAAATGGCTGCCATGAAACCTGTCACCCAAATATCCCCCGCCAGCCAAGAGCCGGCCGAATCAACAGTAGTAGGTTTTGGCTCCCCTTTTTTGGCTTGGTTCCTTCTCTTAGCCACTATACGAATGTGCAGTTGGTTAACAAGGAACCCAAAATCGAAAAAGCTGATCGGTAAGTAA